CGAAGTTGGACGTGGTACGGGACGAAGATTGTGTCCCGGATTAAAAATCTTGCCTAGTTGAGTTTCCCTTCTTTTTGGTTGGTGTTCGCATTTTTTTGAAAATTCATTCTGTCTTGATCCCGCGTCGTTGACGATCCTCTTCGATCAAGCGATTTAGAAGCGCCATTTCTTCGTCTTCATCCATCGACGCGGACGCGAGCTTTTCGATTTGAGTCTTTTGTTCGATTGAAAATCCTCGCTCGCGATAACGAGTCATGATCATCGTGTATCGCTCCTCCGGTGTTTCAGGCAATTTGCCCTCGCGATCACGAACACGCTCCTGCATCGTCACGATTTGATTCTTTAACTGTTCGTTTTCAACCAGCAACAACAGCGAATCTGCATCGAGGTCACGCCCCGCCAGTTCTAAATCCTGATAGGCCGTCATTAACATCACCGCCGTACGTGACTCGAACCAATCTGGATCGATCGCTTCCACAGCCATCGCTGCTAAATCAGGCGACTCGATCAACGTCTCGAACAATTGGCGATCGAGGCCCGACAGCGACGACATCGACGTTTGTCCGGACGGATTGCCGCGACCTTGCTGACCTCGGCCCTGGTTACCGCGCCCCTGATTAAACGAGGGTGAACCGTAGGAACTGATGTGCGACTCGCCGACGTAATAATCGTCGCCAAAATCTGCGGACTCAGCAAACGCAGCGTTCGGATCAAAGCCCGGATCGAAACTGGCACTGGCCGGCTTGCTGGGCGCCGGATGCTGAACGCCTTCAAACGTCGGCTTTGCATTCGAATTGAATCCGCCCTTAGGACGTTTGACGACACTGTCGCGTTTCTTTGCTTCGTCGCGCAGCACATCAAGTCGCTGTTCTAACCGTTCAGTTTTCAACTCAAAACTGCGCGACAACCGAACCAGCAACTGATCAACTCGTAAGCTCGGCGGCGCCTTCGCGACGATCTTCAGCATCGTATCAACCGCGGTGGTGACCGCGTGAGTGTCACGCGTAAAGTCGATGCCGTTGGTCAATCGCGAAAGCTTGTGATCAAGCGCGTCGGGCGACTCGACCACCAAGCGATCAAACGATTCGCGACCTTGCGATTGAAGGTAATCGGCTGGGTCGTTGCCTTCCGGCAAAGTCAAGACTCGCAAATCGACGTCCGCGCCAACAAATAACTCAAGCACTTGGTCGGCTCGCGTTTGCCCTGCGTTGTCGCCGTCGAGTACCAGCACAACTCGCTGCGCAAATCGCTTTAGGATCTTAACGTGGTTTTCGCCCAGCGCGGTCCCCAAAACAGCGACCGCCGTTTCAACTCCCGACTGGCGCGCCGCCACCACGTCGGTGTATCCCTCCATCACCAAAACCTGCCCCTCGCGGCGGATCGCTTCGCGAGCAAGTTGCAAGCCGTATAACTGGTGCGATTTTCGGAACAACAGCGTTTCGCGACCGTTGTAATATTTCGCTCCCGCGTTTTCGCCGTGCTTCGCCGCGATGGCGGGGATCAGACGACCGCCCATCGCGATCGGACGATTTTGCAGATCATGAATCGGGAACATCAACCGACCACGAAACATGTCGACTTCGCCGGTCCCCGATCGTTTCGCCGATGCGATTCCAGCAGCCTGCGCAACCGCGCCGCTGAAATTGTTTTCCTTCAGCAAGTCCACCGCATACGACCACTCGTCAGGAGCAAATCCAATTTGGAATCGCTTTCGGTTTTCGTCATCAATGCCTCGCGACGCCAAATACTCGCGAGCGATCTTGGCGTCGTCGCTTTGGCCGGACTCCAAAATGTTGAAGTAGTCTTCGCAAACCAGCTTCATCGCTGCAAAAAGTGTTTCTCGGTCGTCGGGATCACCAGGGTTAGTCCTCTTTTGCCCCCGCGTGTATTGATCAAGCGGAATGCCGGCCAATTCGGCCAGACTTCGGATCGCGGTGGGAAAGTCAACACCGTCACGTCGCATCACGAAACTGAAGACATCGCCGCCGATGTCACAGGGCCAGCATTTCCACGTTTGACGTTCTTGGTTGACGGTCATCGAGGGACGACGATCGTTGTGCCACGGACATCGAGTCACAAAATTGCGACCCTGAGGCTGCAATTCCAGCGTCGCGCCTACCACATCGACAATGTCGACGGCGCTACGTACTCGTTCTTTCAGATCAAGGTCCGTCGGGAGGGACAAACGAGGAGCTCCATAATGCGACCACTTGCCGAGACCAGACAAACGGGGCAGGGCAGGGTGCGCATCAAGGCACCCGCCCACAAGAATCGCTTGCGCGGATCCTTCCTCGTTCGTCTCACCTATTCAAGTTGGCGAAACTTGTTCAATCGGTCCAGCCGGCTTCCATTTGAAGCCGGGTAAATTTCGATTCGTGCAATCCTTTGCGAACCAGCACATGAACAAGGCTAGGATCAAACTACGTTGATCAGCCAAGGACATCCGCTGCAAGCTGGCCGGATTCTGAGATTGCGGGCGATTGAGGTCAAGGTCAATTTGCTGATTCTACCGACAACCCCAGTATTTGGCTCATGCCGGTGCCCGAGGAGTCCCCAGAATTGCAAACGATTGTAGAAATGACGCAACAACCTCTTCAAACACAAAGTGGCGAAACCCAACCATTACTTGTAAGTAGTTTCTGGATAAAGACTTAGCGACACGCCGAGCATTTCTCATTTAGTTTTGGCACGCCTTGTGCTTTAAAAGCTTCTCATCAGCCAGGCGGCTGACCTAACCAAGACACGACAAGACAACGCTATTCACAGCAATCTCAACGCAAAGGACTCTGCCATGTTGGTTCTAACACGTAAAGTTAACGAAGAAATCCTGATCGGCGACGATATCAAAATCACGCTGATTCGCGTTCGCGGCAACAGCGTCCGCATCGGTGTCGAAGCACCTCGAAGCGTTCGTGTCGTCCGCGGCGAACTTCCCCGGATTGAGACGACCAAGCAAGAAATCGAGATCGAAATGGCTGGCGACGTCGAAATCGACGATTTGGCTGAAATCTTCGCTCACCCCGAACCCCAACGTTTTGCTCGCCCCAACAGCGATAACCTAGCCAGCAATGGTTCGGTCAAGAAAAGGACGGCCAAAGCCGGCAAACATCAAGAGTCTTCGCCAGAATCGCCCGCAAACCGCATTGCCAAATTTGCAACAGCGGATTCGGACGCGAAGGTGTTCGTTGGTACCGTCAAACGATCGGGCGACGACGTAACTATGAAACGAGCACCGCTGGCGAACTTCGTGTCGGCAAGCTGACGCAAATTCACACGGCAACGAATTGACGGCAACGAATTTAGCGTCGAGCGGTGAGAAACGATCAGGATGGAAGGTCAGTGAAGCGTTTCCATTTGAGCATTGCGTCAATGGTTGCACGCCGGCCAACGCAATCAAGTTCTTTGATCGAAACCAATAGGATTCATTCTTAGGGATGTGAATCCTGCGAGACAAGCGGCAGAAATGAAGAAAGAGGGTCGACTGCAGCGAGCCAGGTACGCGCAGTCGCGTCAGTTATGATGGGATGACTGCCAGCCCCGCAGGATGTCATTGGCTGGGCAATCGCTGCCGCCGCCGCGAGTGCGACCGCAAGCACATCCGGCTAATACTGCACAATCCGAACATGCCATCGGCTGAACCTGAGCATCGCGAGCCCAAATTCGAATTATATGCCCGCTTGGACTAAGTCCAGTGCAACCCTTTCGTTGCCGTAGCTAATTACCTATGCACGCTGTGTGGGCACAAATCACAAGGGCATTCGGCCTGGCGTCTTAGTGTCTGTCGATCTGCAAGTGAGAAATCGCTGGCTGAAAACAGGATTTGATTGAACTGGGCAGGGCTCCCCACAAGAGTGTTCTATGAAACCGAATGTTGGAAATCAGAAAAAGACAATCCGTCGCCTCGTGCTAATCGATGATGACAGTACCGACAACTTCCTACATAGCCGATTGCTTCAGCGTTCGGGCTTAGTTGACGATCTGATCATATTCGAAGAGGCAGAAGAAGCGTTAAAGTACATCTGCTCTTCCATGGAACCAGTCGATGTGATTTGCCTCGATATCAACATGCCACGCATGAACGGATTCGAATTTCTAGATGCGTTCGAATCATCATGGGACCCGCAACTCGAAAAACCACTTATTGTGATCCTTTCAACGACTGTGGGACCGGCTGAAATCGAGTATGCCAAACGAATCCCAAGAATTGTTGGTGCTGAAACGAAACCACTTAGGCCCGAACTGATCGAATTTCTCGCGGAAAGGTTCTTTGTTGCAGAGTAACTCTGACAGTGAAGAGGGGCACACTATGAAAAAACAAATTAGCGTCCTACTGGTTGAAGACCAGCAGGCAGAGGCGATTGTCGTAACACGACTATTATCGCATTCTGCATATGGAAACTTTTCAGTCACCGTTGCGGTAGCGTTAGCAGATGCAATCGAGCAATTAGGTAAAAACAGCTTTGACGCTTGCTTGTTGGATCTTGGCTTGCCGGACGGTCATGGCATCGAATCGCTTCGCCAGGTTCGCAGTGTTGACGGATGCATTCCGATTGTCGTGTTGACCGGTAACGATGACGAAAACAATGGCTTGACCGCGATCGAGACTGGCGCACAAGACTATCTTGCAAAAGACTTTGTCAATAGTCGTACCGTTTCGCGTGCACTCCTGTTTGCCATCGCACGCCAAAACACAATGCTCGGACATGCTGCCGATGCGCAAACTGATATGCTGACGGGGCTTCCCAATCGACGCTTGCTCAGCCGCGACTTCGACCGAATGTCCAACCAGTTTGACCTTCTTTCCGTTGCACTGCTTGATATCGATAATTTCAAAACCATCAACGACTTGCATGGGCATTTAATTGGTGACCGGGTTCTGCAACACGTCGCTAGCCTCGTCCGCGACAATGCAGGCAACAACATTCAAGCGGCGAGATTTGGTGGCGAAGAGTTTACGCTGTTGATTCCTGACTCAGGTATCGATGCAACGGTTGACTATGCGTCGGATCTGTTATCGAAAATCGAGAATGCGACGCTGGAAATTGATGGCAAGTCGATCTCGGTAACTGCGAGCATTGGGCTGACGTCTGTCCGCAACGAAGAGGGTCTCGATGAGTCCCTCCGCCGAGCTGACCAAGCGTTATACAGCGCGAAGCACACCGGCCGAAATCGTGTGTGCGTGAATGACGCATGATTCATCATTACGATAGAACGACCAATGGACTTCGCCAAAAACTCGAGCGAACCGGTTCGTTTCAATGGTTTCACTGGCTCGTCATCGGGCTTTCGCTGGGATTAACCCTTTTTGCCTGGCACTACGCTCGAGTCCAACAAAACGCAAAAATCGAGCTTCAATTTGATCGTGAAGCTGACCAAGCGGTATCGCTAGTCGTCGATCGCATGGCGACCTACGAAGAAGCACTTTGGTCGGGGGTGGCGTTTGTGACAACCATCAACGGCGAAGTCGACTACCAAACATGGGACGACTACGCCGCATGTCTAAAGCTTGACAACCGGTACCCCGGCATCAACGGGATTGGACTGATCGCGTCCCTGGGCGCGACCGACCTAGATCCATTTCTGAAGAATCAACGCGTCAGCCGCCCGGCCTTCACTGTCCATCCCAAAGTTGATGGAAACGAGCACTGGCCGATCTTTGCCATTTCGCCAATCGCGGGCAATGAGCAAGCGGTGGGCCTTGATATGATGCACGAAATCAACCGTATCACTGCAGCGAGGAAAGCGCGTGACACAAAGACGACTCAGATCACTGGGCCGATCACTTTGGTCCAAGATGCAACGAGAACGCCTGGATTCCTTTTCTTTGCGCCTTACTATCGGACGCCCACATCCGCGCAACACCCCAATGCGTCCGAGACATTCGAAGGACTCGTTTACGCCCCCTTTGTCGTGCGCGAGCTGATATACGGAACGCTAGAAAAGAGCCGACGACGTATCGGCATTCGTATCAGTGATATGTCGGAAGTCTTGTTCGACGAGCACGTGAAGTCCGATCCCGATTTCGATCCCCGTCCGTTGGTTCGAAAAGAAATTTCGCTCGACCTGTACGGCCGAACGTGGCTGTTTGATGTCCGAAGCACCCGTTCTTTTCGTCAATCCATCGACAGCAGCCAATCAACGTCAATCTTAGTCGCAGGGCTATTGATCAACGCCATGCTACTTGGGCTTTTTTACTTGATCTCCAAAAGTGCTCGCCGCTCGCTCGGCCTAGCCGACCAAATGACGGAAGAACTCGCCTGCTTTAGCCTAGCGGCAAGCGTCAATCAAATCGGCATCTTTGATATCGACATTGAATCGAAAAAATTCAAATGGAACGATGCGATGTACAAACTCTTTCAACAGAACCGGGATTCATTCACCCCGACCTACGAGTCTGTGCTCGGCTGCATCCACCCAGACGATCGCCCGGCGCTCGAAGCCGCTTTTCGCGGCCAGATTGATGACGGCGAGACGCTTGATTCAGAATATCGCATCCAACTGGAAGACGGCGAAAACCGGCACCTTCATTCACGTGCCGTGATCTTTCGCGATACGGATGGCCGTGCAATTCGATTGCTCGGGTCAGACACTGACATCACCGAAACCAGAGAAGCAACTCAAGAACTTGATTTGACCCGTCGCGTACAATCGGCAATCCAAGACGCCGCTGGCGTTTCGATGATTACCACGAACGAGTCAGGCCTCATCCTATCGGTAAACAAGACAGTTGAATCGATGCTTGGATATTCGCGTGAGGAGTTGGAGTGCAAGAAAACGCCGGCCCCGCTGCATGATGCTGACGAGATCATCCAACGAGCAGCCGAGCTGACCGAACAACTGGGCCGCGAGATCAAACCGGGTTTCGAAGTGTTCACCGCGATGACCGCCGACGGTGCGATGGAACAACGTGAGTGGACCTACATACGCAAAGACGGGACTCGATTCCCGGTGCTTCTTACCGTCACGGCAATCCGCGACAACTCTGGAACAGTTACTGGATACCTGGGCGTTGCAGCTGACATCTCAGATCGAAAAGAAGCCGATCTGGCGATTGCGAAGTCCAACGAACAACTTGCTCGCAGCAACGAAGAACTTGCCCAGTTCGCGTATGTCGCGTCTCATGACTTGCAGGAGCCACTGCGGAAGGTGACATCGTTCTGCGAACTTCTTCAGGAAGACTGCAGCGACCAACTCAACGAAGACGGGACGATGTACATGGGCTATATCATGGACGGGGCCCGCAGGATGCGAAAGCTAATCCAAGACTTGCTGGCGTACTCGCGAATCGAAGAAGGCGATGTCCGAATTGAAACAGTGATCATGAACGACGCTCTTAGCGTCGCGATCAATGACCTTTCCACGGCAGTCCAAGAATCAGACGCAACCGTCACCTTTGACGAACTGCCGCAGATCTCGGCCCCCCCTTCCCAGATGGTCCAGCTGTTTCAAAACTTGATTGGAAACGCGATTAAGTATCGCGGCGACGAGAGCCCAAGAGTCCATATCAGTTGTGAATCCGACAACGGAAACCATGTTTTCTCGGTTGACGATAACGGAATCGGAATCGCACCCGAGTATCGTGATCAAGTGTTCGGCATTTTCAAACGCCTGCATGGTCAAAGCCAGTATAAGGGGACCGGAATTGGGCTCGCGATTTGTAAACGCATCCTTGAACGAGTCA
The Rubripirellula reticaptiva DNA segment above includes these coding regions:
- a CDS encoding carbon storage regulator; amino-acid sequence: MLVLTRKVNEEILIGDDIKITLIRVRGNSVRIGVEAPRSVRVVRGELPRIETTKQEIEIEMAGDVEIDDLAEIFAHPEPQRFARPNSDNLASNGSVKKRTAKAGKHQESSPESPANRIAKFATADSDAKVFVGTVKRSGDDVTMKRAPLANFVSAS
- a CDS encoding GGDEF domain-containing response regulator, with protein sequence MKKQISVLLVEDQQAEAIVVTRLLSHSAYGNFSVTVAVALADAIEQLGKNSFDACLLDLGLPDGHGIESLRQVRSVDGCIPIVVLTGNDDENNGLTAIETGAQDYLAKDFVNSRTVSRALLFAIARQNTMLGHAADAQTDMLTGLPNRRLLSRDFDRMSNQFDLLSVALLDIDNFKTINDLHGHLIGDRVLQHVASLVRDNAGNNIQAARFGGEEFTLLIPDSGIDATVDYASDLLSKIENATLEIDGKSISVTASIGLTSVRNEEGLDESLRRADQALYSAKHTGRNRVCVNDA
- a CDS encoding CHASE domain-containing protein, giving the protein MIHHYDRTTNGLRQKLERTGSFQWFHWLVIGLSLGLTLFAWHYARVQQNAKIELQFDREADQAVSLVVDRMATYEEALWSGVAFVTTINGEVDYQTWDDYAACLKLDNRYPGINGIGLIASLGATDLDPFLKNQRVSRPAFTVHPKVDGNEHWPIFAISPIAGNEQAVGLDMMHEINRITAARKARDTKTTQITGPITLVQDATRTPGFLFFAPYYRTPTSAQHPNASETFEGLVYAPFVVRELIYGTLEKSRRRIGIRISDMSEVLFDEHVKSDPDFDPRPLVRKEISLDLYGRTWLFDVRSTRSFRQSIDSSQSTSILVAGLLINAMLLGLFYLISKSARRSLGLADQMTEELACFSLAASVNQIGIFDIDIESKKFKWNDAMYKLFQQNRDSFTPTYESVLGCIHPDDRPALEAAFRGQIDDGETLDSEYRIQLEDGENRHLHSRAVIFRDTDGRAIRLLGSDTDITETREATQELDLTRRVQSAIQDAAGVSMITTNESGLILSVNKTVESMLGYSREELECKKTPAPLHDADEIIQRAAELTEQLGREIKPGFEVFTAMTADGAMEQREWTYIRKDGTRFPVLLTVTAIRDNSGTVTGYLGVAADISDRKEADLAIAKSNEQLARSNEELAQFAYVASHDLQEPLRKVTSFCELLQEDCSDQLNEDGTMYMGYIMDGARRMRKLIQDLLAYSRIEEGDVRIETVIMNDALSVAINDLSTAVQESDATVTFDELPQISAPPSQMVQLFQNLIGNAIKYRGDESPRVHISCESDNGNHVFSVDDNGIGIAPEYRDQVFGIFKRLHGQSQYKGTGIGLAICKRILERVNGKIWIEDSPLGGSRFRFSINSAT
- the dnaG gene encoding DNA primase, with protein sequence MSLPTDLDLKERVRSAVDIVDVVGATLELQPQGRNFVTRCPWHNDRRPSMTVNQERQTWKCWPCDIGGDVFSFVMRRDGVDFPTAIRSLAELAGIPLDQYTRGQKRTNPGDPDDRETLFAAMKLVCEDYFNILESGQSDDAKIAREYLASRGIDDENRKRFQIGFAPDEWSYAVDLLKENNFSGAVAQAAGIASAKRSGTGEVDMFRGRLMFPIHDLQNRPIAMGGRLIPAIAAKHGENAGAKYYNGRETLLFRKSHQLYGLQLAREAIRREGQVLVMEGYTDVVAARQSGVETAVAVLGTALGENHVKILKRFAQRVVLVLDGDNAGQTRADQVLELFVGADVDLRVLTLPEGNDPADYLQSQGRESFDRLVVESPDALDHKLSRLTNGIDFTRDTHAVTTAVDTMLKIVAKAPPSLRVDQLLVRLSRSFELKTERLEQRLDVLRDEAKKRDSVVKRPKGGFNSNAKPTFEGVQHPAPSKPASASFDPGFDPNAAFAESADFGDDYYVGESHISSYGSPSFNQGRGNQGRGQQGRGNPSGQTSMSSLSGLDRQLFETLIESPDLAAMAVEAIDPDWFESRTAVMLMTAYQDLELAGRDLDADSLLLLVENEQLKNQIVTMQERVRDREGKLPETPEERYTMIMTRYRERGFSIEQKTQIEKLASASMDEDEEMALLNRLIEEDRQRRGIKTE
- a CDS encoding response regulator — protein: MKPNVGNQKKTIRRLVLIDDDSTDNFLHSRLLQRSGLVDDLIIFEEAEEALKYICSSMEPVDVICLDINMPRMNGFEFLDAFESSWDPQLEKPLIVILSTTVGPAEIEYAKRIPRIVGAETKPLRPELIEFLAERFFVAE